One genomic window of Luteitalea pratensis includes the following:
- a CDS encoding DUF59 domain-containing protein, giving the protein MFSSLFKKSGSTTPEPTPAPADNPLAAPVETPDVPKPDGHGLDVGALLEPPAAPAGGGPQIGPKDDARTAELTPKVVEAISTVFDPEIPVNIYELGLIYKIEADADSRVKVEMTLTSPACPSAQQLPSEVRYKVKALEGVTDAFVEVVWEPSWTKDLMSDDAKMALGMF; this is encoded by the coding sequence ATGTTCTCGTCGCTTTTCAAGAAATCTGGCAGCACGACACCCGAGCCGACCCCAGCGCCAGCCGACAACCCGCTTGCCGCTCCGGTCGAAACGCCGGACGTGCCCAAGCCGGACGGGCACGGCCTCGATGTAGGCGCCCTGCTGGAGCCGCCAGCGGCACCCGCCGGCGGAGGCCCGCAAATCGGGCCGAAGGATGACGCGCGCACGGCGGAGCTGACGCCGAAGGTGGTGGAAGCGATCAGCACCGTGTTCGACCCGGAGATCCCGGTGAACATCTACGAACTCGGCCTGATCTACAAGATCGAGGCCGACGCCGACAGCCGTGTGAAGGTCGAGATGACCCTCACATCGCCGGCGTGCCCGTCGGCGCAGCAGCTGCCGAGTGAGGTCCGCTACAAGGTGAAGGCGCTCGAGGGCGTCACCGATGCTTTCGTCGAGGTCGTGTGGGAACCGTCGTGGACCAAGGACCTGATGTCGGACGACGCCAAGATGGCGCTCGGGATGTTCTGA
- a CDS encoding cysteine desulfurase: protein MFDAAAVRREFPILDQQVHGKPLVYLDNANTTQKPLSVLEALDHYYRADNANIHRATHLLSERATKAYEGARERIARFFNARESAEIVFTRGCTEAINLVAYSYARPRLKPGDEIVVTRMEHHSNIVPWQLVAQQTGAVLRVVPMDDAGVLDMAECARLIGPRTALVSVIHVSNALGTVNPVRDVIALARAHGVPVLLDGAQAAPHMTVDVQELDCDFYTCSAHKMYGPTGIGALYGRKELLESMPPWMGGGDMIASVTFEHTEYNKVPYKFEAGTPNIAGVVGFGAAVDFLSRFDLREIAAHEHALLEQATAGLAALDGIQFVGRAPERAGVVSFLVGDVHPHDVGTFLDQDGVAVRTGQHCAQPVMDYYGITSTVRASFGLYNTPADVDALVASVKKVQGFFS from the coding sequence CAAGTCCACGGCAAGCCCCTCGTGTATCTCGACAACGCGAACACGACGCAGAAGCCACTGTCGGTGCTCGAGGCGCTGGACCACTACTACCGCGCCGACAACGCCAACATCCACCGCGCGACGCACCTGCTCAGCGAGCGTGCGACCAAGGCCTACGAAGGCGCGCGGGAGCGCATTGCGCGCTTCTTCAATGCCCGTGAATCGGCCGAGATCGTCTTCACACGCGGGTGCACCGAGGCCATCAACCTCGTCGCGTACAGCTACGCCAGGCCGCGCCTGAAGCCCGGCGACGAGATCGTCGTCACGCGCATGGAGCACCACTCCAACATCGTGCCGTGGCAACTGGTGGCGCAGCAGACCGGCGCCGTCCTGCGCGTGGTGCCGATGGATGACGCAGGCGTGCTCGACATGGCGGAGTGTGCGCGGCTGATCGGGCCGCGCACGGCGCTGGTGTCGGTCATCCACGTCTCCAATGCGCTCGGCACCGTCAACCCGGTGCGAGACGTGATTGCGCTGGCGCGCGCCCACGGCGTGCCAGTCCTGCTCGATGGCGCCCAGGCAGCACCGCACATGACCGTCGACGTGCAGGAGCTCGACTGCGACTTCTACACGTGCTCGGCGCACAAGATGTACGGACCGACAGGGATTGGCGCGCTCTACGGCCGCAAGGAACTGCTCGAGTCGATGCCGCCATGGATGGGTGGCGGCGACATGATTGCGTCGGTGACCTTCGAGCACACCGAGTACAACAAGGTGCCGTACAAGTTCGAGGCCGGCACACCCAACATCGCGGGCGTGGTGGGGTTCGGTGCCGCGGTGGACTTCCTGTCGCGTTTCGACCTGCGTGAGATCGCGGCGCACGAACACGCACTGCTCGAGCAGGCGACGGCCGGACTGGCGGCCCTGGACGGCATCCAGTTCGTTGGCCGCGCGCCCGAGCGTGCTGGCGTGGTGTCGTTCCTGGTCGGTGACGTGCACCCGCACGACGTCGGCACGTTCCTCGATCAGGACGGCGTGGCCGTGCGTACAGGCCAGCATTGCGCACAGCCAGTCATGGACTATTACGGGATCACGTCCACCGTGCGGGCCTCGTTCGGGCTCTACAACACGCCGGCCGATGTGGACGCGCTGGTCGCGAGCGTCAAGAAGGTGCAGGGGTTCTTCTCGTGA
- the araD gene encoding L-arabinonate dehydratase: MTDPRVPAPSGAPGRPARRAAADLRSQRWFAPDDLRSFGHRSRLRQLGYSADDAEGKPVIAILNTWSDLQQCHGHFRERAEDVKQGVWQAGGFPVEMPVLSLSEMFVKPTAMFYRNLLALEVEEILRSHPIDGVVLMGGCDKTVPGLIMGAISMNLPAIFVPAGPMLAGRFRTERLGSGTDVWKYWNERKAGNLDECALRQVEEGIARSPGTCMTMGTASTMASITEALGLTLTGAATIPAVHSAHARMATAAGRRAVELVWEDLRPSAILTADAFRNGVVTDMALCGSTNAIIHLIAMARRAGVPLTLEDFDRISREVPVVVNLRPAGEFLMEDFHDAGGVPALLSRLRPHLALGCRTVGGSTIGEVIAGAEVLSDEVIRPLDRPLARAGGTFVLRGNLAPDGCVIKPTAAEPRLLKHTGPALVFATYADLKARIDQDDLDVTPDHVVVLQNAGPVGAPGMPEWGMLPIPKKLLQQGIRDMVRISDARMSGTSYGTCVLHVAPEAAVGGPLALVRDGDLIEIDVEARRIHLHVADEELAARKATWSAPPRRYERGYSRLFLDQTSQAPDGCDFTFLEGGWPTPEPDIY, from the coding sequence ATGACCGACCCACGAGTCCCAGCCCCATCTGGTGCCCCGGGGCGCCCCGCCCGTCGCGCGGCCGCCGACTTGCGGTCGCAACGGTGGTTCGCTCCGGATGACCTGCGCAGCTTCGGTCACCGCAGCCGGCTCCGGCAACTGGGGTACTCGGCCGACGATGCCGAGGGCAAGCCGGTCATCGCGATCCTCAACACCTGGAGCGACCTGCAGCAATGCCATGGGCACTTCCGCGAGCGCGCGGAGGACGTCAAGCAGGGTGTGTGGCAGGCTGGTGGGTTCCCCGTCGAGATGCCGGTGCTGTCGCTGTCGGAGATGTTCGTCAAGCCGACGGCGATGTTCTACCGCAACCTGCTGGCGCTCGAGGTCGAGGAAATCCTGCGATCGCACCCGATCGACGGCGTGGTCCTCATGGGCGGGTGCGACAAGACGGTGCCCGGGCTGATCATGGGCGCGATTTCGATGAACCTGCCCGCGATCTTCGTGCCTGCCGGCCCGATGCTGGCCGGTCGCTTCCGCACCGAGCGCCTCGGCAGCGGGACCGACGTGTGGAAGTACTGGAACGAACGCAAGGCCGGCAACCTGGACGAATGTGCGCTGCGACAGGTCGAGGAAGGCATCGCGCGATCGCCTGGCACGTGCATGACGATGGGAACCGCGTCGACGATGGCGTCGATCACGGAGGCGCTGGGGCTCACCCTGACGGGTGCGGCGACGATCCCCGCCGTGCACTCGGCGCATGCGCGGATGGCAACGGCCGCAGGGCGACGTGCCGTGGAGCTGGTGTGGGAGGATCTCCGCCCGTCGGCCATTCTCACCGCCGACGCATTCCGTAACGGCGTCGTCACCGACATGGCGCTGTGCGGGTCCACCAACGCGATCATCCACCTCATCGCCATGGCCCGCCGGGCGGGTGTTCCACTGACGCTCGAAGACTTCGATCGGATCTCGCGAGAGGTCCCGGTCGTGGTGAACCTGCGGCCCGCCGGTGAGTTCCTGATGGAGGACTTCCACGATGCGGGCGGTGTGCCCGCGTTGTTGTCGCGCCTGCGACCACACCTCGCGCTCGGCTGCCGGACGGTCGGCGGCAGCACGATCGGCGAGGTCATCGCTGGCGCCGAGGTGTTGTCAGACGAAGTCATCCGGCCGCTCGACCGACCGCTCGCCCGTGCCGGTGGGACCTTCGTGTTGCGGGGGAACCTCGCTCCAGACGGGTGCGTGATCAAGCCGACGGCGGCCGAGCCACGGCTGCTGAAGCACACGGGCCCGGCATTGGTCTTCGCGACCTATGCCGACCTCAAGGCGCGGATCGACCAGGACGATCTCGATGTCACGCCCGATCATGTCGTGGTGCTGCAGAATGCCGGCCCTGTCGGGGCGCCGGGCATGCCGGAATGGGGCATGCTGCCCATCCCGAAGAAGTTGTTGCAGCAGGGCATCCGCGACATGGTGCGTATCTCGGACGCGCGGATGTCGGGCACGAGCTACGGTACGTGCGTGCTGCACGTGGCGCCGGAGGCTGCCGTCGGGGGGCCACTCGCGCTGGTACGCGATGGTGACCTGATCGAGATCGACGTCGAGGCACGGCGGATCCACCTGCATGTCGCCGACGAGGAGTTGGCCGCCCGCAAGGCCACGTGGAGCGCGCCGCCGCGGCGCTACGAGCGCGGTTACTCCCGCCTGTTCCTGGACCAGACGTCGCAGGCGCCGGACGGCTGCGACTTCACGTTCCTCGAAGGCGGTTGGCCGACGCCGGAACCGGACATTTACTGA
- the sufU gene encoding Fe-S cluster assembly sulfur transfer protein SufU, which translates to MTDLRDLYQEVILDHNKRPRNFGVIDGGSHAAGHNPMCGDRVSVYVRMEDGKVAEARFTGNGCAISKASASLMTEAVTGHTAAEVRDLFSTFQETVTGKAEPDDEKIGKLVVLSGVSEYPSRVKCAMLAWHALQAAIEGADATVSTE; encoded by the coding sequence ATGACCGACCTTCGCGATCTCTACCAGGAAGTCATCCTGGACCACAACAAGCGCCCGCGCAATTTCGGCGTGATCGACGGCGGCTCGCACGCGGCCGGTCACAACCCGATGTGCGGCGACCGCGTCAGCGTGTACGTGCGCATGGAAGACGGCAAGGTCGCAGAGGCGCGCTTCACCGGCAATGGTTGCGCGATCAGCAAGGCGTCGGCATCGTTGATGACCGAAGCGGTCACCGGTCACACGGCCGCGGAAGTCCGCGACCTGTTCTCGACCTTCCAGGAAACGGTCACGGGCAAGGCCGAACCTGACGACGAGAAGATCGGCAAGCTCGTCGTGTTGTCTGGCGTGTCGGAGTACCCGTCGCGCGTGAAGTGCGCGATGCTGGCGTGGCACGCGCTGCAGGCCGCGATCGAAGGCGCGGATGCGACGGTCAGCACCGAGTAG
- a CDS encoding GntP family permease: MSPLPILAIALAIVITGVLAFRLHAFLTLIVAALAVAALTPASAIERYELSKEGVRIDQLEPGNRGALVLARPGQLKQGVAYGVFRLDPGARPRRVGTATVAVPGVAGAETTLSVVSDDPSASLVGAWVATDGTAAAAARSAGETIGARVANGFGRTALDIGILIAMASILGGCLMAAHGAERIVISLRNALGPSRTPFAFLGSGLLLGIPMFAEAVFYLLLPLAKAMWRETRKNYLLFVMTIVAGATMTHSLVPPTPGPLFVAQAMGIDIALMMQQGLIVSTIAAFAGYTYARYADRRWPLEVRSAIGSGPDSPEATAPQSTAGETQLPPLVLSLLPILLPVILISADSALATSSYGLPSWAVSIIRVLGDKNLALTLSAAAAILLLAWYAPASPAHASSRADLVRKTVKDGVIEAGEIILVIAAGGALGTVLRQAGMAELAAATVPTQKLLLLPIAWGITALVRIAQGSATVAMITAVGIVGPIALAGGLSYHPVYVAVAIGAGSKIGMWMNDSGFWVIAKMSGMTEAETLKTVSVMVFIEGCVGLVATLILATLWPLL; the protein is encoded by the coding sequence TTGAGTCCACTTCCCATCCTGGCGATCGCGCTCGCGATCGTGATCACGGGTGTGCTGGCGTTCCGCCTGCACGCTTTCCTTACGCTCATCGTTGCCGCGCTGGCGGTCGCCGCGCTGACACCCGCGTCAGCGATCGAGCGGTACGAACTGTCGAAGGAAGGCGTGCGCATCGACCAACTGGAGCCCGGCAATCGCGGTGCGCTGGTGCTCGCGCGACCAGGACAGCTGAAGCAGGGAGTGGCGTACGGAGTATTCCGTCTCGATCCGGGAGCCAGGCCTCGACGTGTAGGAACCGCAACGGTTGCCGTCCCCGGAGTAGCGGGGGCCGAGACCACGCTCTCCGTGGTGTCCGACGATCCATCCGCCTCCCTCGTGGGCGCCTGGGTCGCCACTGACGGGACAGCAGCAGCGGCCGCCAGGTCTGCCGGTGAGACCATCGGCGCGCGCGTCGCCAACGGCTTCGGCCGCACCGCCCTCGACATCGGCATCCTCATCGCGATGGCTTCGATCCTCGGCGGCTGCCTCATGGCCGCCCATGGCGCCGAGCGTATCGTCATCTCCCTGCGTAACGCGCTGGGCCCGTCGCGCACGCCGTTCGCCTTCCTCGGCAGTGGCCTGCTCCTCGGCATCCCGATGTTTGCCGAGGCCGTGTTCTATCTGCTGCTGCCACTCGCCAAGGCAATGTGGCGCGAGACGCGCAAGAATTATCTGTTGTTCGTGATGACCATCGTTGCTGGCGCGACGATGACGCATTCGCTCGTGCCACCGACGCCGGGGCCGTTGTTCGTGGCGCAGGCCATGGGCATCGATATCGCGCTCATGATGCAGCAGGGCCTGATCGTCTCGACGATTGCGGCCTTTGCCGGGTACACCTACGCGCGCTACGCCGATCGACGCTGGCCGCTCGAAGTGCGATCTGCCATCGGGAGCGGGCCGGATTCGCCCGAGGCGACAGCACCCCAATCCACAGCCGGCGAGACCCAGCTTCCGCCACTGGTCCTCTCACTGCTGCCAATCCTGCTGCCGGTCATCCTGATCAGCGCTGACTCGGCACTCGCCACGTCTTCGTACGGCCTGCCCTCGTGGGCCGTGAGCATCATTCGCGTGCTGGGCGACAAGAACCTGGCGCTCACTCTCTCCGCTGCTGCCGCGATCCTGTTGCTGGCCTGGTACGCGCCAGCGAGCCCGGCCCATGCCTCCTCCCGTGCCGATCTCGTGCGCAAGACCGTCAAGGACGGCGTCATCGAAGCCGGCGAAATCATCCTCGTCATCGCGGCGGGTGGCGCACTGGGGACTGTGCTGCGACAAGCCGGAATGGCCGAGCTCGCGGCGGCCACCGTACCCACGCAGAAGCTGTTGCTGTTACCCATCGCGTGGGGAATCACGGCGCTCGTCCGCATTGCCCAGGGATCGGCAACAGTGGCCATGATCACGGCCGTTGGCATCGTCGGGCCGATCGCGCTTGCCGGAGGCTTGTCGTACCACCCGGTGTACGTGGCCGTGGCCATCGGCGCCGGCTCGAAGATTGGCATGTGGATGAACGACAGCGGATTCTGGGTCATCGCCAAGATGAGCGGCATGACCGAGGCCGAGACGCTCAAGACCGTGAGCGTCATGGTCTTCATCGAGGGCTGCGTCGGCCTTGTCGCCACCTTGATCCTGGCCACCCTGTGGCCCCTCTTGTGA
- a CDS encoding DUF3320 domain-containing protein gives MPTPESVQAIVNASLDTWKRQLLDLTRRNRALNFRALKVSTIAVVDEQPAEIYRLLYDEERALTFAAAPQPASSAARPRADEPAKSANAGEADDPFDDAEHAPEGRTFEPYAPDSLPGMHLDTVLQTSLEPEALDRSLRRIEEQARLSLEEQGVNTLFLALGLLHYTEAEASDEIFKAPLVLLPASLRRESARSPFALSVGDGEPMVNPALAELLRRQHNLALPELPTGEGASLQSLFLEAQAVIDKLSVARAEPRWRITNDIYLGLFSFQKLVMYKDLEANAAAVTQHRLVHQLITRRGAVTGGGLGLPDDVRTATLDDEYPPERGAHVVDADGSQQRALAAAERGYDLVVEGPPGTGKSQTITNLVAQTLHAGKTVLFVAEKMAALDIVHQRLQHAGLGEFCLELHSTRSSKREVIKSIAAALDASLQRGATPGDAAAKLPDVRATLGRYVEAVHKRFGAIDTTPFSAYGQLAGVLDAPRVDWTGDPVQVTQSALDLADARLQSLAAAAAAAGDISTHPWRDTSHTFYPQDQLDAVVEAARGVADGVAGVEAASADATAALGLPALESLADLGRVRVVMDLLRQSPGAPRDVIESADWNTVPREALDLIERASEAQRLTAEVSERFLPGVLQDDHAGDIAYIESRSGVLASLLWWLDSRQRAIRTRWAAQRQPTYVPSYAAQAHDLKSVVALRETRATLEVAHDRGTALFGVLWQGTASDVAKLEAYARWVSSLRQVHVSTPLSAVTLTVAAQGRVDMATAHRLEVRATALITAVERLATMVQWRADRQALVMLPLAELQVRVSGLVSESHRAARWGAFVAATQEARETIAAPLVDLAEADRVRYADLPRALRRAFWFAWLARCVEDRPALARFQALTHEQRVREFRDLDRRVLADNRSRLVTSLRARVQTSLRDDAVEAVMPVLRREMAKQRNHRPIRETLRLAAPAVRAIKPVFLMSPLSVAQFTKGETPTFDLVVFDEASQLPPEDAIGSIVRGAQLVVVGDPKQLPPTSFFASPHDTPAVTDSEDGVDVPDAESILEAFMGCGVPMSRLKWHYRSAHESLISFSNVSFYDGDLLTFPSVEPLSDRLGLRFEHVSGGIYEGKGLNLAEARRVADAVVRFAREQLAGARAGVRPLSLGVGTFNLRQQLAIQDLLEERRRDEPDIELFFDRSRDEPFFVKNLENIQGDERDVIFLSVTYAKGRDGRLRQNFGPLNGENGWRRLNVLTTRARRAMRVFSSMRASDIQEGQSKGGPLLKGFLEYAESGRLDHPSIVAAALTESPFEREVVADLTRRGHVVQPQVGVAGYRIDIGVRDPDAPGRFLLGLECDGVAYHASDTARDRDRLRQQVLEARGWTIVRLWSTDWFKDRAGQMERLEKAIADARATRPAATLEQANDETAKVGPALRPRAEALAEAGAGHDPNVPNSPPIHAVVEPLGSDATNDRVRGPGAGPLHLRQGSGGQVGERALPYRKAPPPSLPAGDVLECDARQLASIVAHVVGVESPVHEDDLVSRVTGYFGQRAGTRVRAHVLAACADAAVRGSVERRGEFLWQPAGSVRVRDHSGSGIGADRIATEEYDAALRAALEGGQSVRHDALLTGARTLLGFERTGSTLSAALDAAIGRLLASGEIGEGSAGYRLLDPPAST, from the coding sequence GTGCCCACTCCCGAGTCCGTGCAAGCCATCGTCAATGCGTCGCTCGATACGTGGAAACGGCAACTGCTCGACCTCACGCGCCGCAACCGGGCCCTCAACTTCCGGGCCCTGAAAGTCTCCACGATCGCCGTGGTCGACGAGCAGCCTGCCGAGATCTATCGCCTGCTCTACGACGAGGAGAGGGCGCTGACGTTCGCCGCCGCGCCCCAGCCGGCATCGTCTGCCGCACGCCCACGGGCCGACGAACCTGCCAAATCGGCAAACGCTGGCGAGGCCGACGATCCGTTCGACGATGCCGAGCATGCGCCCGAGGGGCGGACGTTCGAACCATACGCTCCGGACTCGCTGCCCGGCATGCACCTGGACACGGTGCTGCAGACGAGCCTCGAGCCCGAGGCCCTCGATCGTTCGCTGCGTCGCATCGAGGAGCAGGCGCGGCTCTCGCTCGAGGAACAAGGCGTGAACACGCTCTTCCTGGCGCTGGGCCTGCTCCACTACACGGAGGCCGAAGCGTCGGACGAGATCTTCAAGGCGCCCCTGGTCCTGCTGCCAGCGTCCCTGCGACGCGAGTCGGCGCGATCGCCATTCGCCCTCAGCGTTGGCGACGGCGAACCGATGGTCAACCCGGCCCTCGCCGAGTTGCTGCGACGCCAGCACAATCTCGCGCTCCCCGAACTGCCGACCGGCGAGGGCGCTTCGCTCCAGTCACTGTTTCTCGAGGCGCAAGCAGTCATCGACAAGCTGTCCGTGGCGAGAGCAGAACCGCGCTGGCGGATCACCAACGACATCTACCTCGGGCTGTTCTCGTTCCAGAAACTGGTGATGTACAAGGACCTCGAGGCGAATGCCGCTGCCGTGACGCAGCATCGCCTCGTCCATCAGCTCATCACCCGGCGCGGGGCGGTGACCGGTGGCGGCCTCGGCCTGCCAGACGACGTGCGCACTGCGACGCTGGACGACGAGTATCCACCGGAGCGTGGCGCACATGTAGTGGACGCCGATGGCAGCCAGCAACGGGCCCTTGCAGCGGCCGAGCGGGGCTACGACCTCGTCGTCGAAGGTCCACCCGGAACGGGCAAGTCGCAGACGATCACCAACCTCGTGGCGCAGACGCTGCACGCCGGCAAGACCGTGCTGTTTGTCGCCGAGAAGATGGCTGCCCTGGATATCGTGCACCAGCGACTGCAGCACGCGGGTCTCGGTGAGTTCTGCCTGGAATTGCACTCGACGCGTTCGAGCAAGCGCGAGGTGATCAAGAGCATCGCCGCCGCGCTGGACGCGTCATTGCAACGCGGCGCCACCCCCGGGGATGCCGCGGCAAAACTGCCGGACGTTCGCGCGACGCTCGGAAGGTACGTCGAGGCGGTACACAAGCGTTTCGGTGCCATCGATACGACGCCCTTCAGCGCGTACGGGCAACTGGCCGGAGTGCTCGATGCCCCTCGGGTCGACTGGACCGGCGATCCTGTCCAGGTGACGCAATCGGCGCTGGACCTGGCCGATGCACGCCTGCAATCGCTCGCCGCGGCCGCTGCAGCCGCGGGAGACATCTCCACGCATCCCTGGCGCGATACCTCGCATACTTTCTATCCACAGGACCAGCTCGACGCCGTCGTCGAAGCGGCCAGGGGCGTGGCCGATGGTGTTGCTGGCGTCGAGGCTGCGTCGGCAGACGCGACGGCCGCACTCGGCCTTCCCGCGCTCGAGAGCCTCGCCGATCTCGGACGCGTGCGAGTCGTCATGGACCTGTTGCGACAGTCGCCGGGTGCGCCGCGTGACGTCATCGAAAGCGCCGACTGGAACACGGTTCCGCGCGAGGCCCTCGACCTGATCGAGAGGGCGAGCGAGGCCCAGCGGCTGACTGCCGAGGTGAGCGAGCGGTTCCTGCCCGGCGTGCTGCAGGACGACCATGCCGGCGACATCGCGTACATCGAGAGCAGGTCGGGCGTGCTGGCGTCGCTCTTGTGGTGGCTCGATAGTCGGCAGCGCGCGATCCGCACGCGATGGGCAGCGCAACGGCAGCCCACGTACGTCCCCTCCTATGCGGCGCAGGCGCATGACCTCAAGTCGGTCGTGGCCCTGCGGGAGACGCGCGCCACACTGGAGGTGGCACACGATCGCGGCACGGCGTTGTTCGGAGTGCTCTGGCAGGGCACCGCGTCCGATGTTGCAAAGCTCGAGGCCTACGCGCGCTGGGTGTCGTCGCTTCGCCAGGTGCACGTCAGCACGCCGCTATCGGCGGTGACCCTGACGGTCGCTGCCCAGGGTCGCGTCGACATGGCGACCGCTCACCGGCTCGAGGTGCGCGCGACGGCACTGATCACCGCGGTGGAGCGACTGGCCACCATGGTGCAGTGGCGAGCGGACCGGCAAGCGTTGGTGATGCTTCCGCTCGCCGAGTTGCAGGTGCGGGTGTCCGGACTCGTTTCCGAGTCACACCGGGCGGCCCGGTGGGGCGCCTTCGTTGCGGCCACGCAAGAGGCGCGCGAGACGATTGCCGCCCCGTTGGTGGATCTGGCGGAAGCCGATCGTGTGCGGTATGCGGACCTGCCGCGTGCGTTGCGTCGTGCGTTCTGGTTTGCGTGGCTGGCCAGGTGCGTCGAGGACCGGCCAGCGTTGGCCCGCTTCCAGGCGCTCACCCACGAGCAGCGCGTGCGCGAGTTCCGCGACCTGGACCGGCGCGTGCTCGCCGACAACCGCTCGCGGCTTGTCACATCGCTGCGGGCACGGGTGCAGACGTCGCTCCGGGATGACGCCGTCGAGGCGGTGATGCCGGTGCTTCGGCGCGAGATGGCGAAGCAACGCAATCACCGGCCGATCCGCGAGACGCTGCGGCTGGCCGCGCCAGCCGTACGTGCCATCAAGCCCGTGTTCCTGATGAGCCCATTGTCGGTCGCCCAGTTCACGAAAGGCGAGACGCCGACCTTCGATCTCGTCGTGTTCGACGAGGCGTCGCAGTTACCTCCGGAGGATGCGATCGGCTCCATCGTTCGCGGCGCTCAGCTCGTGGTCGTCGGTGACCCGAAACAGTTGCCGCCGACGAGTTTCTTCGCGAGCCCGCACGATACGCCCGCCGTGACCGATAGCGAAGACGGCGTCGACGTCCCCGACGCCGAGAGCATCCTCGAGGCGTTCATGGGCTGCGGCGTGCCCATGAGCCGGTTGAAGTGGCACTACCGTAGCGCGCACGAGTCACTGATCTCGTTCTCGAACGTCAGCTTCTACGACGGCGACCTGCTGACCTTCCCCAGTGTCGAACCGCTGTCCGATCGCCTGGGCCTTCGTTTCGAGCACGTGAGCGGCGGTATCTACGAAGGCAAGGGCCTGAATCTCGCCGAAGCACGTCGCGTCGCCGACGCGGTCGTCCGGTTCGCCCGCGAACAACTGGCCGGAGCGAGAGCCGGTGTGCGTCCCTTGTCGCTTGGCGTCGGCACATTCAACCTGCGCCAGCAGCTGGCGATCCAGGATCTGCTCGAGGAGCGACGGCGCGATGAGCCGGATATCGAGCTGTTCTTCGATCGCAGCCGCGACGAACCGTTCTTCGTGAAGAACCTGGAGAACATCCAGGGCGACGAGCGCGACGTGATCTTCCTCAGCGTCACCTACGCGAAGGGACGCGATGGCCGCCTGCGACAGAACTTTGGTCCGCTCAACGGCGAGAACGGCTGGCGGCGTCTCAACGTGCTGACGACGCGCGCGCGGCGAGCGATGCGCGTCTTCTCGTCGATGCGGGCCAGCGACATCCAGGAAGGCCAGTCGAAAGGGGGCCCGCTGCTCAAGGGCTTCCTCGAGTATGCAGAGTCCGGCAGACTCGATCACCCGTCGATCGTCGCCGCCGCGCTCACCGAGTCCCCGTTCGAACGCGAGGTCGTCGCCGATCTGACGCGGCGCGGCCACGTCGTGCAGCCGCAGGTGGGCGTCGCCGGCTATCGCATCGACATCGGGGTGCGTGACCCTGATGCACCGGGCCGGTTCCTGCTGGGGCTCGAATGTGATGGTGTGGCTTACCACGCGTCCGACACCGCGCGGGATCGGGACCGGCTGCGTCAGCAGGTGCTGGAAGCACGCGGCTGGACCATCGTGCGGCTATGGAGCACCGACTGGTTCAAGGATCGAGCGGGCCAGATGGAACGACTCGAAAAGGCGATCGCCGACGCGCGTGCGACGCGACCCGCCGCGACCCTCGAACAAGCGAATGACGAGACCGCAAAGGTAGGGCCGGCTCTCCGCCCGCGCGCCGAAGCCTTGGCGGAGGCGGGAGCCGGCCATGACCCCAATGTTCCGAACTCGCCACCGATTCATGCGGTCGTGGAGCCCTTGGGATCCGACGCCACGAATGACCGCGTCCGTGGTCCAGGCGCTGGCCCCCTCCACCTTCGCCAAGGCTCCGGCGGACAAGTCGGAGAGCGGGCCCTACCTTACAGAAAGGCACCGCCGCCCTCGCTGCCGGCCGGCGACGTACTCGAGTGCGACGCGCGGCAGTTGGCGTCGATCGTCGCGCACGTCGTCGGCGTCGAATCACCGGTGCATGAGGACGATCTCGTGAGCCGGGTGACGGGCTACTTCGGCCAGCGTGCGGGTACTCGGGTCCGTGCGCACGTGCTCGCGGCGTGCGCAGACGCGGCCGTGCGGGGATCGGTCGAGCGTCGCGGCGAGTTCCTCTGGCAGCCGGCAGGAAGCGTGCGCGTTCGGGATCATTCGGGCAGCGGCATCGGCGCGGACCGCATCGCGACCGAAGAATACGACGCGGCCCTGCGAGCGGCGCTCGAGGGCGGGCAGTCGGTTCGGCACGACGCCCTGCTGACCGGGGCGCGGACATTGCTCGGCTTCGAGCGCACCGGCAGTACGCTGTCGGCCGCGCTGGATGCGGCAATCGGCCGGCTGCTTGCGAGCGGCGAGATCGGGGAAGGCAGCGCCGGCTATCGGCTCCTGGACCCGCCTGCGTCGACGTGA